Below is a window of Leucobacter sp. Psy1 DNA.
CACGGACTGGACCGAGCGCAGCGACACCCGGCTCGAGTTCGACGCCCAGCACATCGCGCAACTCGTCACCGATCGCCCCGCTCCGATCCGTGTGCTGCGAGGCGGACGGGAGATCCGATGAGCGCGCTGCGCCGCCAAGGGGTCGCCGCCGGGATCCTTACCGTCGCCGTCGGCCTCAGCGTACGGTTCCCGATCACCAATGTGTCCTCGCTCCTCGGGGAGATCGGAGTGGGGTACGACCTCTCCCAGACGGGACTCGCCGTGCTCAGCACGATTCCCGTGCTCCTCTTCGCGCTCGCCGCTCCGCTCGCGCCGCTGATCGTGGCCCGCCTCGGACTGGCGCGCTCACTCGCGCTGTTGCTCGCGGTACTCGCCTGCGCGACCCTGCTCCGCCCGCTCGCGCCCGCCACCCTCTTCGTCGGCGCCGTGCTCGTCGGAGCCTCCATCGCGCTCCTCGGCATTCTCGCTCCCCAGATCATTCGCCGCGCGCTCGCTGCGCGTGGCGGCTTCTGGACCGGTGTCTACACCGCATCGTTCGGGCTCAGCGCCGCGACCGGCGCCGCCCTGTCGGTCCCGCTGTTCCACGTGCTCGACAACCGGATCGGTCCGGCGCTCTCGGCGTGGGGCGTGCCCCTGCTCATCGCGCTCGCCCTCTCCCTGGTGTTCGGGCGTCGGATCGACGCGGGCGGGTCAGGCGGCGCACCCGCGGAACCCTCCACCGGGGCGTCGATCCTCCACGCCCGCGGACTGTGGCCCGTCACCGGCTTCTTCGCCTGCCAGGCGCTCCTCTACTTCTCGATGACCGCGTGGCTGCCGACGATCGCGCTCGACCGCGGAGCGACGCCGTCGCAGGCCGGTCTGCTCCTCGCCTGGATGAGCATCGCGGGTCTCCCCGCCTCGCTGTTCGCACCGATGCTCGCCTCGCGACGCGGGTGGCGCACGCCGATCCTCGTGGCGACCGCACTCCTCGGGACCGCGAGCCTCCTCTGCCTCGCGATCGCCCCGCTCGAGCTCATGACGCTCGTCGTCGCGGTGCTCGGCATTGCACTGAGCTCGGCGTTCGGGCTCTCGGTCGTGCTCATCGTCTTCACGGCGCCGAGTGCCGCACGCACCGCGGCGTTCTCCGCAGTGAGCCAGGGCGTCGGGTACGGGTTCGCCGCGGCGGGGCCACTGGTTCCCGGCCTGCTCGTCGGCGCGGGGATCGGCTGGCCCGCCGTCATCGCGATGCTCGCGTGCATCGCGGCCGCTGAGATCGGGTTCGGGATCGCGAGTTCCCGCGCCTCGCTCGCGGTTGAGCGCGCCGAGTAGTCCTGACCCGGAACAACGCACCGGGCGATCCAGGCGCGCCGCCTCAGCCGAGCTGGACGTCACTCAGCCCGCGGTGTAGTCGGAGATCTGCGCCTCGAACGTCTTCCCGTCGAGTTCAAGGTACATCTGCCCCTCAGTGGCAGAGAGAGTGAGGGTGTTGCGCCGCCCGATCTCCGCTGCAACCGCATCGATGAAACTCCGATCGAACGCGCGCAGCACGACCGCGTCCGCCCGATGGATCGTCTTCCCCTGCCAGGCCGCCAGCAGCTTCTCGGGATCGCGGTGGGTGTAGACAGCCGCACGGTCCGCGAGCTTGCTGGCGTGGTGCAGGCGCTGCGCATCGGGTGCTCCGACCTCGATCCAGTCGGTGATCCGGCCGGTCAGATCGCGCACGAACACGGCGGGCTCATCCGTGGACGAGATGCCGCCTGCTCCGAAGGCGATGCCCTCTGCGTACTCGAGGCAGTAGGCGAGGATCCGGGTCACCATGAACGGTGCCGTCTCGGACGGGTGCCTGGCTACGCGCAACGACAGCTCCTCGTACACACCCCGGTCCACATCCGCCAGATGGATCTCGAACGTGTGGATCGTCGCGCCGGTCGCCATGAGTCACGAGCCTACCGGCCAGATGGCCGTCGCGTCGTCGTCACTCGGCCCATCAATCCTCCTCGGGACGCAGCACTGCGATGTCCTCCCGCGACACGTGGAAGACTCCACTCGCGATCTCGACCTCTCCACTGCCGCTCGGTACCCGAGCCACGATCTCCGCACCGTCGGGCGTGGCCAGATGGACGACGGTTTCATCTCCGATGTAGACCTCTCGAGTGCGGGTCGTCTCGCAGCTCATCGCAGCCGTACGGCCCCCCTCGCCCGGGATCACCCGGCTGCTCCGAAAGGCCAGCGCATCTCCGATGCGCACATCGTGCAACCCGGCGAAACGGAGACCCCCCGCGAAGGCTTCAGAGCCATCGGAGGATACGCGATCGATGTCGAGTATGTTCTCGTAGCCGACGAAGTCCGCAACGTACCGCGAGACTGGAGTGTCGAAGATCTCACGAGGGGTACCGACCTGCTCGATGCGGCCCCCCTTCATGATGATGACCCGGTCCGAGATCGCGAAAGCTTCCTCCTGATCATGCGTTACATAGATCGATGTGTGTCCGAACTCTTCATGGAGTCGTCTGACTTCGTCCCGCATGGCAATGCGCAGCTTCGCATCGAGGTTCGACAGCGGCTCGTCGTACAGCATGACCTCACCAGCGGATACCAGGCCGCGGGCGAGAGCGACCCGCTGCTGCTGCCCGCCCGAAAGCTCGTGCGGATAGCGTTCGGCGTATTCGGCCATGCCGACCGCTGAGAGCGCTCGCTGCGCCGTCGCCCGTCGCTCTTCGCGCGTCCCCTGCTTCCGCCGACGCAGGGGGAACTCGACGTTCGACCGGACCGACATGTGCGGCCATATCGCGTAGCTCTGAAAGACCATGCCCACCCTGCGGCGATGCGGAGGCACGAAACTCTCGTTCGCGCTATCCGACACCGGCACAGTACCGATGGTGATTCGACCCGAGGTCGGGGTCTCGAGACCCGCCACGCAGCGCAGGGTCGTCGTCTTGCCGCAGCCGCTCGGCCCGAGCAGTGTTACGAACTCGCCCGCCTCGATGAGCAGGTCGAGCGAGTGGAGCACCTGCGTGGATCTGAAGGACTTCTCGAGCCCCTCGATGCGAATCTCTCCCATTCCGAATTCCCTTCCGAACCGACACCGTGACGCTAGAGGGCGCCACCGTGCTCCTGAATCATCTGCTTTGCCGACTGCTTCACGAAGTCGACCTGCTGCCTGACGAGTGCCCGAGCGCCTGCAGCATCTCGGATCGTCAATGCTGCGGCGATCTGCGGGATCAGCGGGTGACCCGTGCGATCTCGCCAGACATCGGAGCGATAGGTCTCGCGCCACACCGTGGCGATGCTCAACTGCCTGAAATGCGCCACGAGCTGTCGCGAGTCCGCGAGGCTCACGATCGAACAGTGAAACTCCAGGTTCGCCTCGAGGAAGTCATCGAGCTCCTCCGAGGTCTGCGGCGACCGCGCGATGAGCGCCTCGGCTTGCGCGACGATGGGAGCGATCCGCTCATCCGACGCCGACTCGAGATACTCCGCGAGCACACCTGCCTCGATCGAGGCGCGCGCGTCATACAGGTTGTCCACCAGTTCCGCGGTAAGCGGGGTCGGAGTACAACCACCGTCCTCTCCGGCGGTCACGACGTTCTCGGCAACCAGCCTGACCAGGGCGTTGTACACTGCCGCAGGATCGCATGCGAACTCACGTGCTAGGAAAGCCGGATCGAGCGTTTCGCCGAGCGGTGTGCGTCGACGCAGCACCCAATCGCGTGTCTGCTCGTACACCGAGAGCTCGCTCGAGTGCTCGAGGGCGTCGAACCGACCTCGGTAGTAGGCCAGCGGCTCCCCCTCGCGCGAGCTCGCGTGCTGCACGCTCCCGAGGAAGACGGTGTGCGTTCCACCCGTGGCCATTTCGGAGACGAGGCACTCGATAGTCGCGAGCGCACCGTCGAGGAGCGGCAACCCTCTGGGGCTCAGCGAGTACTCCACCGAGGCGAACTTGTCGTCGCCCTTTCGTCCGAAATGGCTCGCGAGAGTGCCCTGGTCGATTGCGAGAATGTTGATCGCGAACCGTCCGGCATCGACGATGGCTGCGTGGGTGGCGCTCGATCGATTCAGACAGGCCAGCATCATCGGCGGCTCCATGGAGAGCGATGTCACCGCGGAGGCTGTCGTTCCGAAGAGGGTTCCGTCCGCGTTCGTCGTGATCACGGTCACCCCCGACGCGAAGTGACCCACGACATGACGGAAGAGGGACTGGTCGAAAGAATCGGCCGTGTCCGGCCGCTCGGGAAACTGCGTACTCATACTCTGCCTTCGGGTCGAAATTGATCTCAGTTGTTCACGGCGCGGCCAGGACCGAAGATCTGGCCCCTCGGGCTCGCCATGATCTTGCCGAGAAGTCCGAGGAGAATCTGCTGTTCAGGGGCCGATAGCGGTTCCAGCCATTCGGCGGTCAGCTGCAGATGCCGTTGATAGATCTCCGTGATCTGCCGGTACCCCTCCGGAGTCAGCGACATCACGATCGAGCGAAGATCGCTGGGCGAGGAGGCGGTCGTCACATAACCTTTGTCAACGAGCGCCTTTCGCGCTGCGGACACCGAGGCCCGACTCATCGATGTGGAGATCGCGACCCGATGCGGCTCTTGCGGACCGGCGACCCAGAGCGCGAAACAGACCCGAAAGCTCGCCCAGGTGAGGTTGTGCGGGCCAAGAACCACCTGCTCGGCGTCCACTGCCATCAGCTTGTTCACCCGCCTCATCAAGAGGCTCAGCGCGACGACGGAGTTCCCGCCGTAGTCGACCAGCTCCGCACGAGCACGCTCTTCTGCGGTCTCGACGAAGCGCAGGAAGCTGTTGTCGGCACCCCTCTGCTCGGATTCAGGCATCCACTTCTCCTCTGCTGCCAATGACCTTGATCTCGCAAAATGCATCGATTCCGTGCTCGCCGCCCTCGCGACCGATTCCGCTCTGCTTCGTACCCCCGAACGGAATCGAGGGGTCAGGGACCGGGGTGCGATTGATCCAGACCATTCCCACCTCGATCTGACGGGCGAGGGATCGCGCATGCTCCTGGGGGCCGTTCGACCAGATGGTCGAGCCCAAGCCATAAGGGCCCCGGTTGATCGCGTCGACCACCGCATCGATGTCGTCATACGGCACGATCGGCACGACGGGACCGAACTGCTCTTCATCAACGAGCTCCGCGCCGGCCGCGAGTCCACTCACCACCGTGGGCCGAATGAACCACCCCTCGTCGGAGGGATGAACACCCCCTGCGAGCACTCTGCCACCCTCTTGCGGCGCGTCGGCGATGAGCCTCTCGACCCTCCGGTACTGGTCACCGTTGGTCACCGCGGGATGCGTGGCATCGGGGTCAAACGGACTTCCAACACGACACCGTTCAGCCAGGGCGACGAACTCCGTTTCTACACGCTCGAGCAATGACCTCGGCGCGTACACGCGCTTCGTCGCGACACACGCCTGGCCACTGGACGAGAACGCGGAAGCGAAAATAAGAGGAATCGCGGAGTCGAGGTCGGCGTCAGGAAGGATCAGTGCAGCGTCGTTCCCGCCGAGTTCGAGCTGGACATCGGCGATTCGGGCGGCAGCCTGTTTCATGACCTCGGCGCCAGCAGCTCGCGACCCGGTGAGCGCGATCAATCCGACGCGCTCATGGGCGACAAGCGCAGCCCCGGTCCGCGCGTCCCCGACAACCACGGAGAACACGCCCTCCGGAAGCACGCGACGAGCGAGATCTTCGAAGAGCAGCGCGGTGAGCGGCGTGTACGGGGATGGCTTCGCGACGACCACGTTCCCCACGAGGAGTGCGGGGGCGAGTTTGTTGATGAGCATGAGCAGCGGCATGTTCGCCGGAGTGATCGCCGCAATCACCCCGATCGGCTCGCGAACCACTTCGACGGTGTCGGACGGCTCGGAGCGAATCGATTCGACGGGTATCGTTCGATTCGCGAAACTCCGGAGAGCTGCGACCGCTGCCCCGACCTCCATGCGCGCCGCCGGGAGCAGTTTCCCGTTCTCGAACGAGATGAGATGGATGAACGCTTCTGCCATCGACGAGAGCTCCTCTGCGAGTCTCGCCAAAGCCCAGCGCCGTCGGTCTTCCTGCGCACGCCAGTCAGGCTGCGCCACAGCCGCGGACGAGACGGTGCGCGCCACATCGGATTCGGAGTGCTCCCGAACATAGAACCCCCACTCACGATGCCAGGGGACTACAACTCGGAGTCCCGCGTCCCCCGGCGCGTCGAGGGTGAGTCCCCGTGTCGCGAGCACGTCAGTCAGC
It encodes the following:
- a CDS encoding MFS transporter; amino-acid sequence: MSALRRQGVAAGILTVAVGLSVRFPITNVSSLLGEIGVGYDLSQTGLAVLSTIPVLLFALAAPLAPLIVARLGLARSLALLLAVLACATLLRPLAPATLFVGAVLVGASIALLGILAPQIIRRALAARGGFWTGVYTASFGLSAATGAALSVPLFHVLDNRIGPALSAWGVPLLIALALSLVFGRRIDAGGSGGAPAEPSTGASILHARGLWPVTGFFACQALLYFSMTAWLPTIALDRGATPSQAGLLLAWMSIAGLPASLFAPMLASRRGWRTPILVATALLGTASLLCLAIAPLELMTLVVAVLGIALSSAFGLSVVLIVFTAPSAARTAAFSAVSQGVGYGFAAAGPLVPGLLVGAGIGWPAVIAMLACIAAAEIGFGIASSRASLAVERAE
- a CDS encoding YaeQ family protein, giving the protein MATGATIHTFEIHLADVDRGVYEELSLRVARHPSETAPFMVTRILAYCLEYAEGIAFGAGGISSTDEPAVFVRDLTGRITDWIEVGAPDAQRLHHASKLADRAAVYTHRDPEKLLAAWQGKTIHRADAVVLRAFDRSFIDAVAAEIGRRNTLTLSATEGQMYLELDGKTFEAQISDYTAG
- a CDS encoding ABC transporter ATP-binding protein, translating into MGEIRIEGLEKSFRSTQVLHSLDLLIEAGEFVTLLGPSGCGKTTTLRCVAGLETPTSGRITIGTVPVSDSANESFVPPHRRRVGMVFQSYAIWPHMSVRSNVEFPLRRRKQGTREERRATAQRALSAVGMAEYAERYPHELSGGQQQRVALARGLVSAGEVMLYDEPLSNLDAKLRIAMRDEVRRLHEEFGHTSIYVTHDQEEAFAISDRVIIMKGGRIEQVGTPREIFDTPVSRYVADFVGYENILDIDRVSSDGSEAFAGGLRFAGLHDVRIGDALAFRSSRVIPGEGGRTAAMSCETTRTREVYIGDETVVHLATPDGAEIVARVPSGSGEVEIASGVFHVSREDIAVLRPEED
- a CDS encoding flavin reductase: MSTQFPERPDTADSFDQSLFRHVVGHFASGVTVITTNADGTLFGTTASAVTSLSMEPPMMLACLNRSSATHAAIVDAGRFAINILAIDQGTLASHFGRKGDDKFASVEYSLSPRGLPLLDGALATIECLVSEMATGGTHTVFLGSVQHASSREGEPLAYYRGRFDALEHSSELSVYEQTRDWVLRRRTPLGETLDPAFLAREFACDPAAVYNALVRLVAENVVTAGEDGGCTPTPLTAELVDNLYDARASIEAGVLAEYLESASDERIAPIVAQAEALIARSPQTSEELDDFLEANLEFHCSIVSLADSRQLVAHFRQLSIATVWRETYRSDVWRDRTGHPLIPQIAAALTIRDAAGARALVRQQVDFVKQSAKQMIQEHGGAL
- a CDS encoding MarR family winged helix-turn-helix transcriptional regulator — protein: MPESEQRGADNSFLRFVETAEERARAELVDYGGNSVVALSLLMRRVNKLMAVDAEQVVLGPHNLTWASFRVCFALWVAGPQEPHRVAISTSMSRASVSAARKALVDKGYVTTASSPSDLRSIVMSLTPEGYRQITEIYQRHLQLTAEWLEPLSAPEQQILLGLLGKIMASPRGQIFGPGRAVNN
- a CDS encoding aldehyde dehydrogenase family protein — protein: MHDATLAQEWYARLTDVLATRGLTLDAPGDAGLRVVVPWHREWGFYVREHSESDVARTVSSAAVAQPDWRAQEDRRRWALARLAEELSSMAEAFIHLISFENGKLLPAARMEVGAAVAALRSFANRTIPVESIRSEPSDTVEVVREPIGVIAAITPANMPLLMLINKLAPALLVGNVVVAKPSPYTPLTALLFEDLARRVLPEGVFSVVVGDARTGAALVAHERVGLIALTGSRAAGAEVMKQAAARIADVQLELGGNDAALILPDADLDSAIPLIFASAFSSSGQACVATKRVYAPRSLLERVETEFVALAERCRVGSPFDPDATHPAVTNGDQYRRVERLIADAPQEGGRVLAGGVHPSDEGWFIRPTVVSGLAAGAELVDEEQFGPVVPIVPYDDIDAVVDAINRGPYGLGSTIWSNGPQEHARSLARQIEVGMVWINRTPVPDPSIPFGGTKQSGIGREGGEHGIDAFCEIKVIGSRGEVDA